A DNA window from Anastrepha obliqua isolate idAnaObli1 chromosome 5, idAnaObli1_1.0, whole genome shotgun sequence contains the following coding sequences:
- the LOC129248350 gene encoding 40S ribosomal protein S8, whose translation MGISRDSAHKRRATGGKRKSLRKKRKFELGRPAANTKLGAIRVHKVRTRGGNSKLRSLRLENGNFAWASEGIARRTRIADVVYNASNNELVRTKTLVKNTIVVIDATPFRQWYESHYVLPLGRKRNPKHQKTEDENDVLNKKRSEKVMKKYLERQKFAKVDPALEDQFISGRILACVSSRPGQCGRCDGYILEGKELEFYLKKIKSKK comes from the exons ATGG GTATTAGCCGCGATAGTGCTCACAAGCGCCGCGCCACTGGTGGCAAACGCAAGTCGCTCCGTAAGAAGCGCAAGTTCGAATTAGGTCGTCCAGCAGCCAATACTAAG CTCGGCGCCATTCGCGTCCACAAGGTGCGCACACGCGGTGGTAACTCCAAGTTGCGTTCTCTACGTCTGGAAAACGGTAACTTTGCATGGGCGTCTGAGGGTATTGCTCGCCGCACACGTATTGCCGATGTTGTTTACAATGCATCGAACAATGAATTGGTGCGTACCAAGACTTTGGTAAAGAACACCATCGTTGTCATTGATGCAACACCATTCCGTCAATGGTATGAATCCCACTATGTGCTGCCTTTGGGACGAAAACGTAATCCCAAGCATCAGAAAACTGAAGATGAGAATGACGTGCTGAACAAGAAGCGCAGtgaaaaagtaatgaaaaagtACTTGGAACGTCAAAAGTTCGCTAAAGTCGATCCTGCGCTTGAAGATCAATTCATCTCTGGACGTATCCTTG ccTGCGTATCATCCCGCCCAGGACAATGCGGTCGTTGTGATGGTTACATTCTAGAGGGCAAAGAATTGGAATTCTACCTTAAGAAAATTAAGTcaaagaaataa
- the LOC129249095 gene encoding uncharacterized protein LOC129249095 — MRNKWSVKHIIELIELFKAHPSQWDQSSRDYRLKRKKEKDLLAIAGSMGVEKTVIEKKWKSLRTIYKSELNKIAASKKAGNLYVSPWRYFGYLRFLYGNRDESEISTQEPLCSFTMEIEDSNEDETVIDDIYEAKSQRNQLIESEVDKWSDEKIIELIQHYEVHPLLWDQSDEEFKVNSRRDETLEEIAKTMGVPKEDIKKKWKSLRNQFNSELNKMRNSKSIDDLYVSHWRFLSPMQFLYEDCREETSCNEYYLVEQCENSDLEDVAIHPRFNRSENPDIGKYELEETSVSTDLKRKWSPQAVYQLIQQYKEHPSLWDRSTREYRLKNIREKDICQVAENMGVERIEIERKWKSLRTHCKAELKKMREGREAGGKRVFFSNWRFLKAMHFIYDNCKENETHCNGNSLPCESDDSENMEVKMINIQQEENECVEGENSDGIESDDVPKKIKISTNVEKDTLEHKASKTCKESYGTNECDIFCSLMATKLRKLNRNLRDEAMRQLMRVMWDFEDTQKRSSTPPPPCDSFEYII; from the exons ATGAGAAACAAATGGAGTGTCAAACATATAATTGAGCTAATTGAGTTATTTAAAGCTCATCCTTCCCAATGGGATCAGAGTTCACGAGACTATAGGTTgaagagaaagaaagaaaaggaCCTATTGGCAATAGCTGGGTCTATGGGTGTAGAAAAAACTGTAATagaaaagaagtggaaaagCCTTCGCACCATTTACAAATCGGAGCTTAATAAAATTGCCGCCAGCAAAAAGGCTGGTAACTTGTACGTTTCACCATGGCGCTACTTTGGCTATTTGAGATTTTTGTATGGAAACCGAGACGAAAGTGAAATCAGTACGCAAGAGCCTTTGTGTTCT tttacCATGGAGATCGAAGATTCAAATGAGGACGAAACTGTAATTGATGATATTTATGAAGCAAAATCCCAACGTAATCAATTGATCGAAAG TGAAGTGGACAAGTGGagtgatgaaaaaattattgaactcATTCAGCATTACGAAGTTCACCCATTGTTGTGGGATCAATCAGATGAAGAGTTTAAGGTGAATTCTAGAAGAGATGAGACCCTCGAAGAGATAGCTAAAACCATGGGTGTACCAAAAGAGGATATTAAAAAGAAGTGGAAAAGTCTTCGCAACCAGTTCAATTCAGAACTGAATAAAATGCGTAATAGTAAAAGTATAgacgatttatatgtttcacaTTGGCGCTTTTTAAGCCCAATGCAGTTCTTATACGAGGACTGCAGAGAGGAAACTAGTTGTAATGAATACTAT cttGTAGAACAATGTGAAAATTCTGACTTAGAAGATGTTGCAATTCATCCAAGGTTCAACAGATCTGAGAATCCTGATATAGGAAAATATGAGTTGGAAGAAACGTCTGTTTCTAC tgatttaaaaagaaaatggagCCCCCAAGCTGTTTATCAACTCATTCAACAATATAAAGAGCATCCATCTCTGTGGGATAGATCTACAAGAGAGTATAGGCTAAAAAATATAAGAGAGAAAGATATTTGTCAAGTGGCTGAAAACATGGGTGTCGAGAGAATTGAGATAGAAAGAAAGTGGAAAAGTCTGCGAACCCATTGCAAGGCTGAGCTGAAAAAAATGAGGGAAGGCAGGGAAGCCGGAGGAAAACGTGTGTTTTTCTCAAATTGGCGTTTCTTAAAAGCAATGCATTTTATATACGATAATTGCAAAGAAAACGAAACACATTGTAACGGAAATTCG ttaCCATGTGAAAGTGATGATTCCGAGAACATGGAGGTTAAGATGATAAACATACAGCAAGAAGAAAATGAATGTGTAGAAGGTGAAAATTCTGATGGCATAGAATCGGATGAcgttcctaaaaaaattaagataagcACCAATGTGGAAAAGGATACATTGGAGCATAAAGCGAGCAAAACATGTAAGGAGTCTTACGGAACCAATGAATGCGATATATTTTGTTCTCTCATGGCAACTAAGCTACGAAAACTCAATCGTAACCTGAGGGATGAAGCTATGAGGCAACTGATGCGAGTCATGTGGGACTTCGAGGATACGCAGAAACGATCTTCAACGCCACCACCACCATGTGATTCgtttgaatatattatataa
- the LOC129249467 gene encoding nonsense-mediated mRNA decay factor SMG5 — protein sequence MEQGFSSGGSNASGDSVGGFGRNSAIGNPSADIVRGGDIIYNKNVTHNSGGNGNGLTPEVKEIYRSLYIIAKQLDDEKKHISTISQLFQHDLEEKRAQLVQLCKKIIFKDYQSVGKKAREIMWRKGYYEFIAYVKKNWHKELKDITQSGTQDNLLKVERFLCAGISNYKRMAAKMEEIYDLDLKYLIDFSIISDGYVREIEHKQSDDDVGGGDISAAHAVDKSLEAVSFALDTIHSALLSLGDLHRYFLDFRIDTRLKVTKQQAAKYYFEAFKLNPAIGMSQNQLGTLYYGQNHDLDSIYHYLYSLVSIVPFELSENNVCKLFVAHAEYLEKLDPEKIEFSLQDFYARFYLIVDIFFFDKEVPDFNSLCHCVLVDLRKVLCSKAFTIEEGCIFKIVSILFFCLSKLKMINSQKVYSLNAFLVAVCSDLMDACIVNLEQTILAKSVENEEFHGLYADKFEEFNMVVRKSRNEYKNWLVTIGEADRKEKKANAKPSLKEFSSDSRESQRSNDDYVIKTQDSHKHAKMDGGTDKNVDPISTRSSDEAKESDLKTPLSCKSKKRGMKLRRRRRKIAQSDDSSCYDTESDMDTDFSTDDEDYTDLSSNFDTDFSDIEVEPVADDREEADETDFAKRTTKSELQAQNAPRLSSAASKESLTSNEGVGPTFSDNEDIVIEEEKIIYPDEQQAQLVKQRTDSQEVDSEELLRSFEVLQLNGSGSLNFRNTDNEESMPPVAEYNEKRQPVDDVNLNPGEPPKKLVYRNKYTKINPNIIVEFARHEPTMRALKILYDWLRINHEILFGCYHSNPEFIHKIMKLLNYCNIDIFTRKVYFEREFLTTPNVRTQLGDLFDVRANVPLAEDFVFKNFDIFQGTQLTLDWETTIREHVTPEEECILRIFKMVDFGFFICKQKKFNYRFCVKTRRFTENAKKKREEKKSSSRRRERRTMKNATRKRAEGRTRRYSDRKNGIVRKSYTSNEEKDTVEECKKVPRKGYLRNRNIEKSVTSCNSGGAGGGGGGGTSASTTTNSAVCDKILMQSSSGADEERSEAMSKKCEIMGKLWLKNEVETLEEELRKNPLNIIMTPFLVVDAKALTEYNGIVKNLVKTKKFIVLIPNAVLNELDDLKKRSENARNVIRWLEQEFKHGNRHLRAQRDNENLTLSLLKIPRKLDRDASVFLQIAQFCNHLVANHSDPKSTEFQTNVVTYLSGDSLYEKQRNQTNFSFTGILDAIPVRYEQISNFYAKFKANKK from the exons atggaACAGGGTTTCAGTTCCGGGGGCTCGAATGCCTCCGGCGATAGTGTTGGAGGCTTTGGCCGAAATAGTGCTATTGGAAATCCCAGTGCAGACATTGTAAGAGGTGGTGATATTATTTACAACAAGAATGTCACACATAACAGTGGTGGCAACGGTAACGGACTTACGCCTGAAGTGAAGGAGATCTATAG ATCTCTGTATATTATTGCCAAGCAACTGGACGACGAGAAAAAACACATTAGCACTATTTCCCAACTATTTCAACATGACCTGGAAGAGAAGCGTGCTCAGCTGGTGCAGCTttgcaagaaaatcattttcaagGATTATCAGTCGGTGGGCAAAAAAGCGCGTGAAATTATGTGGCGCAAGGGGTATTACGAATTCATTGCTTACGTGAAGAAAAATTGGCATAAAGAGTTAAAGGACATCACACAGTCGGGCACCCAGGACAATCTGTTAAAAGTAGAGCGCTTTTTATGCGCTGGCATATCGAACTACAAACGTATGGCTGCCAAAATGGAGGAAATCTATGATCTAGACTTGAAGTACTTGATCGATTTTAGCATAATTAGCGATGGTTACGTGCGCGAAATCGAGCACAAGCAGTCGGACGACGACGTTGGCGGTGGCGACATTAGTGCCGCACATGCAGTGGATAAGAGTTTGGAAGCAGTTTCATTTGCTTTGGACACCATACATTCGGCTCTTTTAAGCTTAGGCGACTTGCATCGCTATTTCTTGGATTTTCGCATTGATACACGCCTGAAAGTCACCAAACAACAGGCGGCTAAGTACTATTTCGAAGCGTTTAAATTGAACCCTGCTATTGGTATGTCGCAAAACCAACTTGGCACCCTATACTATGGCCAGAACCATGATTTGGATTCCATTTATCATTACTTGTATTCATTGGTTAGCATTGTGCCATTCGAGTTGAGTGAAAACAATGTTTGTAAGCTATTCGTCGCACATGCTGAGTATTTGGAGAAATTGGATCCAGAGAAGATAGAATTCAGTTTGCAAGATTTCTATGCACGCTTCTATTTGATTGTGGATATATTTTTCTTCGATAAAGAAGTGCCCGATTTTAATTCACTCTGTCATTGTGTGCTGGTGGACCTGCGTAAAGTGCTCTGCTCGAAAGCGTTCACAATCGAAGAAGGCTGCATTTTCAAAATAGTCTCAATACTCTTCTTTTGCTTGTCGAAACTGAAGATGATAAACTCGCAGAAGGTTTACTCTTTAAATGCTTTTCTAGTGGCCGTATGCTCTGACCTAATGGATGCGTGTATTGTGAATCTCGAGCAAACAATCTTAGCCAAATCCGTTGAGAATGAGGAATTCCATGGCCTGTATGCCGATAAGTTTGAGGAATTCAATATGGTTGTGCGTAAGTCGCGCAACGAGTATAAAAATTGGCTTGTAACCATCGGCGAAGCTGATCGGAAAGAGAAGAAAGCTAACGCAAAACCATCTTTAAAAGAGTTCTCATCTGATTCTCGCGAGAGTCAACGCTCCAATGATGACTATGTCATCAAAACTCAGGATAGCCATAAGCATGCCAAAATGGATGGTGGGACGGATAAGAATGTTGATCCGATATCAACGCGTTCAAGCGACGAGGCTAAAGAAAGTGATCTAAAAACCCCGCTTTCCTGCAAGAGTAAGAAAAGAGGTATGAAGTTGCGTCGGCGTAGGCGCAAAATTGCACAATCAGATGATAGTTCCTGCTATGATACCGAGAGTGATATGGATACGGACTTTAGCACAGACGATGAGGACTATACCGATCTGAGCTCGAATTTCGATACTGATTTCAGCGATATTGAAGTTGAGCCAGTAGCTGATGACCGAGAGGAGGCAGACGAAACTG ATTTTGCAAAGCGCACTACTAAATCAGAACTGCAAGCGCAAAATGCACCTCGTTTATCCTCTGCCGCTTCCAAGGAAAGCCTCACTTCGAACGAAGGCGTTGGTCCGACGTTCTCCGATAATGAAGATATCGTAATTGAAGAGGAGAAAATTATTTATCCCGATGAACAGCAGGCACAGCTTGTAAAGCAACGCACTGACTCACAGGAAGTCGATAGCGAGGAATTGCTGCGCAGCTTCGAAGTTTTGCAGTTGAATGGCAGCGGCTCACTTAACTTTAGGAATACCGACAATGAAGAATCAATGCCGCCAGTCGCTGAATATAACGAAAAACGCCAGCCTGTTGACGATGTGAATTTAAATCCCGGCGAGCCGCCAAAGAAATTAGTTTATCGCAATAAGTACACTAAAATAAATCCCAATATTATTGTTGAGTTTGCCCGTCATGAGCCGACTATGCGTGCATTGAAAATCCTTTACGATTGGCTACGCATCAATCATGAAATACTCTTCGGCTGCTATCACTCCAACCCGGAGTTCATACACAAAATAATGAAGTTGTTAAATTATTGCAACATCGACATTTTCACTCGCAAAGTGTACTTCGAACGTGAGTTTTTGACTACACCCAATGTACGCACCCAACTCGGGGACTTATTTGATGTGCGTGCCAATGTTCCATTAGCTGAGGAtttcgttttcaaaaatttcgacatATTCCAAGGCACACAACTTACTCTAGATTGGGAGACAACTATACGCGAACATGTTACACCCGAAGAGGAGTGTATTTTgcgcattttcaaaatggtcgaTTTCGGTTTCTTTATTTGTAAGCAAAAGAAATTCAACTATCGCTTTTGCGTAAAAACACGCCGTTTTACTGAGAACGCGAAGAAGAAGCGTGAGGAGAAGAAATCATCCTCGCGCCGTCGTGAGCGACGCACGATGAAAAATGCTACACGCAAGCGCGCCGAAGGACGCACTCGTCGCTACTCGGATCGCAAGAATGGGATCGTACGCAAGAGTTATACTAGCAACGAAGAAAAAGATACTGTTGAGGAGTGTAAGAAAGTGCCGCGCAAAGGTTACTTACGTAATCGGAATATTGAAAAATCGGTGACCAGCTGTAATTCCGGGGGGGCCGGgggcggcggtggtggtggcACGTCTGCCTCAACGACCACAAATAGCGCTGTTTGTGACAAAATTTTGATGCAATCGAGTAGTGGCGCCGACGAAGAGCGTTCAGAGGCAATGTCGAAGAAATGCGAGATTATGGGCAAGTTGTGGCTGAAGAACGAGGTCGAGACACTTGAGGAAGAG TTACGGAAGAACCCCTTGAATATCATCATGACTCCCTTCTTGGTTGTCGATGCAAAAGCTTTGACTGAGTATAATGGCATTGTGAAAAATTTggtgaaaaccaaaaaatttattgtgctCATACCAAATGCAg TTTTGAATGAGTTGGACGATTTGAAAAAGCGCAGTGAAAATGCGCGCAATGTCATACGTTGGCTGGAACAGGAGTTTAAGCATGGAAATCGTCACTTACGCGCCCAGCGCGATAATGAGAATTTGACCCTATCGCTGTTGAAAATACCCAGGAAGTTGG ATCGCGACGCTAGCGTCTTCCTGCAGATAGCCCAATTTTGTAACCATCTCGTTGCCAATCATTCTGATCCCAAATCTACcgaatttcaaacaaatgttgTCACTTACTTGTCCGGCGATTCACTTTATGAGAAACAACGCAATCAAACGAATTTCAGCTTCACGGGCATATTGGATGCTATACCAGTACGTTACGAACAGATATCTAATTTCTATGCGAAATTCAAGGCCAACAAGAAATGA